The Labrus mixtus chromosome 16, fLabMix1.1, whole genome shotgun sequence genome window below encodes:
- the abitram gene encoding protein Abitram: MENAEEKDTEVKAPSVVDRYYTRWYRADLKGKSCEDHCILQHSNRLCVVTLADTHPILQDGRTIKSINYQISNGCSRLKNKVSGKSKRGGQFLTDFAPLCRITCTDETEYTIYSCIRGRLLEVNENILETPSLLLEKPSTDGYIAVILPKFEESKSITENLLSREQFESLVSKRTVTQSQPS, encoded by the exons ATGGAGAACGCAGAGGAGAAAGACACGGAAGTAAAGGCGCCTTCAGTTGTTGACCGATATTACACACGATGGTACAGAGCAG atttgaaGGGGAAATCGTGTGAGGACCACTGCATCTTACAGCATTCAAACAG aTTATGTGTTGTCACATTAGCAGACACTCATCCGATCCTTCAGGATGGCCGGACAATCAAAAGCATCAACTACCAGATCAGTAATGGCTGCAGTCgactaaaaaataaagtgtctgGAAAATCCAAGCGG GGGGGGCAGTTTCTCACGGATTTTGCACCTCTGTGCAGGATAACATGCACAGATGAAACTGAATATACAATCTACAG CTGCATCCGAGGCCGTCTTCTAGAGGtcaatgagaatattttagAAACACCGTCTCTCCTGCTGGAAAAg CCATCCACTGATGGATACATCGCCGTCATCCTGCCAAAGTTTGAGGAGAGCAAGAGCATCACAGAAAACCTACTGAGCAGGGAGCAGTTCGAGAGCCTCGTCTCCAAACGTACTGTTACCCAATCCCAGCCCTCTTGA
- the ctnnal1 gene encoding alpha-catulin, with protein sequence MASSPCGNSNFDSGLEIKTRSVEQTLIPLVSQITTLINHKDKPKKSERTLAAIHRVGQAVSVAVGRFVTVGEAIATENQELKDEMGQACFEARRAGDAIAQLTDVSSALPSQSPSPSDARVTVFSDRTGMVKAARLLLSSVTKVLVLADRIVIKQIITSRNKVLVTLDHLERVSTFQEFVQIFSQFGNEMVEFAHLTGDRQNDLKDEKKKARMAAARAVLEKCTMMLLTASKTCLRHPDCESARINKDAVFHRMRCALEQVIEIVTEARSCGENKILPASIYNGIKDFKSSVECLRENLYSFPPQSMGSQLEALVERTEDFTDSAYTSHEQRQAILGLCQLTRQDTQQLVHVWVEAQSVHAKKATEDMEVSILKTCQSVNDLRRELHKVAVGRATDLLKVHGEQLPLLALKAAGAEGNLETVAEYSRKLTEQKEQLVETCRLLCHVSGSEPLEITCIHAEETFHVIGPQIISAAQTLALHPSSKIAKENLEVFCEAWESQLCDMALLLREINDVFEGRRGDKRPYLSLPRPGKLSANLKTAKAVKLDAEEQTSMAKLGLELRLLSSDVDTEVEKWEEQEHEIVRQSQSLASMAYNMHLFTRGEGLLKTTLDLFHQAEVLSEEGLQLCSSLRTFSTQLVDEEKSAVMTEIDKLVALCQQLQMGAKTPVQGKTATFQKVDSSIQTTRSILTVVLSLLPVCNKLNRKYKSERSSLGSPQDWRERQDASTPVKEDGALNNKNSNGFGVKSLEQHMAGLNILESK encoded by the exons ATCACCACTCTGATCAACCATAAAGACAAGCCAAAGAAGTCCGAGCGCACACTGGCAGCTATTCACCGAGTGGGCCAGGCAGTGAGTGTAGCTGTGGGACGCTTTGTCACCGTCGGGGAGGCCATCGCCACTGAGAACCAGGAGTTGAAGGATGAGATGGGTCAAGCCTGCTTTGAGGCCCGTCGTGCAG gTGATGCCATAGCCCAGCTGACAGATGTCAGCTCAGCACTGCCATCGCAGTCACCATCGCCGTCAGACGCACGTGTCACAGTGTTCAGTGATAGGACAGGCATGGTGAAGGCTGCCCGCCTGCTGCTCTCCTCAGTCACTAAAGTCCTGGTGTTAGCTGACCGCATCGTCATTAAACAGATTATCACGTCACGCAACAAG gtTCTGGTTACACTCGACCATCTGGAAAGAGTCAGCACCTTCCAGGAATTTGTGCAGATTTTCAGTCAGTTTGGCAACGAGATGGTGGAGTTTGCCCACCTCACCGGAGACAGACAGAAC gaCTTGAAggatgagaagaagaaagcgCGGATGGCAGCAGCCAGAGCAGTGCTGGAGAAATGCACCATGATGCTCCTCACAGCCTCTAAG ACTTGCCTGAGGCACCCGGATTGCGAGTCGGCGCGGATCAACAAAGACGCTGTGTTCCACCGAATGCGCTGCGCCCTGGAGCAGGTCATTGAGATCGTCACCGAGGCACGGAGCTGCGGGGAGAACAAAATCCTTCCTGCCAGCATCTACAACGGCATCAAGGACTTCAAG tccAGCGTGGAGTGTCTGCGGGAGAACTTGTACTCCTTTCCGCCCCAGAGCATGGGCAGCCAGCTGGAGGCGCTGGTGGAACGGACGGAAGACTTCACTGACTCGGCTTACACCAGCCACGAGCAGCGGCAGGCCATCCTCGGTCTGTGCCAGCTGACGCGCCAGGACACCCAGCAGTTGGTGCACGTCTGGGTCGAGGCG CAGTCTGTCCACGCCAAAAAGGCCACAGAGGACATGGAGGTGTCCATCCTGAAGACCTGCCAGAGTGTCAATGACCTTAGACGTGAG ctccataAGGTTGCGGTGGGTCGTGCAACAGACTTGCTAAAAGTACACGGGGAGCAGTTGCCTCTTCTGGCTCTCAAAGCTGCAGGCGCTGAGGGGAACCTTGAGACGGTGGCGGAGTATTCACGCAAGCTCACTGAGCAGAAGGAGCAGCTGGTGGAG ACGTGTCGGCTGCTGTGCCATGTGTCAGGGTCTGAGCCTCTGGAGATCACCTGCATACACGCTGAGGAGACCTTCCATGTTATTGGTCCACAG ATCATCTCTGCGGCCCAGACGCTGGCTCTGCACCCGTCCAGTAAGATCGCTAAGGAGAACCTGGAGGTGTTCTGCGAGGCCTGGGAGTCGCAGCTCTGTGACATGGCCCTGCTGCTGAGGGAGATCAATGATGTGTTTGAAGGCAGGCGAG GAGACAAACGACCATATTTGTCACTTCCCCGACCTGGG AAACTCTCGGCTAACCTGAAGACTGCCAAGGCTGTCAAGTTGGATGCAGAG GAGCAGACGAGCATGGCCAAGCTGGGCCTGGAGCTGCGTCTTCTGTCCTCTGATGTGGACACAGAGGTGGAAAAATGGGAGGAGCAGGAGCACGAGATCGTCCGGCAGAGCCAGAGCCTGGCCAGCATGGCTTACAACATGCACCTGTTCACCAG AGGGGAGGGGCTGCTGAAAACAACACTGGATCTTTTTCATCAAGCTGAG GTTCTCTCTGAGGAGGGGCTCCAGCTGTGCTCTTCTCTCCGCACTTTCTCCACTCAG CTGGTTGACGAGGAGAAGTCTGCGGTGATGACAGAGATAGACAAACTGGTGGCTTTGTGCCAACAGCTGCAGATGGGGGCAAAGACCCCTGTGCAGGGCAAGACTGCCACCTTCCAGAAG GTGGACTCATCCATTCAGACGACCAGAAGTATCTTGACGGtcgtcctctccctcctcccggTTTGTAACAAGCTCAACAGAAAG TACAAGTCAGAGAGGAGCAGCCTGGGTTCCCCTCAGgactggagagagaggcaggatgCTTCCACGCCCGTCAAAGAAGACGGAGCTCTCAATAACAAGAACAGCAATGGTTTCGGTGTCAAATCACTGGAGCAGCACATGGCCGGCCTCAACATCCTGGAGAGCAAATAA